A window from Pelagicoccus sp. SDUM812003 encodes these proteins:
- a CDS encoding transposase, whose translation MESKYPKRLCHAVPGWVKDGAVFHIRIRVQREWSGSLIAEGIGEGLLESVAFNHAKGIWYCRVFMLMPDHVHALLSFDPCRSMSEVIGNWKSYTAKRFGVSWQSNYFDHRIRHDASLDGKREYVLNNPLAKELCERWEDWKWRWLPDE comes from the coding sequence ATGGAATCCAAATACCCGAAGCGGTTGTGCCATGCTGTACCTGGATGGGTGAAGGATGGAGCTGTCTTTCATATTCGGATACGGGTGCAGCGTGAATGGAGTGGGTCTCTGATTGCGGAGGGCATTGGCGAGGGGTTGCTGGAGTCGGTGGCGTTTAACCATGCCAAGGGGATTTGGTATTGTCGCGTGTTCATGCTGATGCCGGATCATGTTCATGCTTTGCTTTCGTTTGATCCGTGTCGCTCGATGAGCGAAGTGATTGGGAATTGGAAAAGCTACACCGCGAAGCGCTTTGGCGTGTCTTGGCAGAGCAACTACTTCGACCATCGGATACGGCATGACGCATCGTTGGATGGGAAGCGGGAGTACGTTTTGAATAATCCGTTGGCCAAGGAGCTGTGCGAGCGGTGGGAGGATTGGAAGTGGAGGTGGCTCCCGGATGAGTAG